In Spea bombifrons isolate aSpeBom1 chromosome 12, aSpeBom1.2.pri, whole genome shotgun sequence, the following proteins share a genomic window:
- the PLEKHG5 gene encoding pleckstrin homology domain-containing family G member 5 isoform X2: MKGFRAKTWHVQEEKSFRAYGEGHLTRLSTLLTYPTSVLGTEMEVIVATGLVAARIQLFNSQSWAKNNGEENLHAIKPKMSSNTDAQVYPTEKTKEDKDTEAPGRRRKNMTEFLGDANIPTQDSAQNSSSSLPNNGSDTWKNRAASRFSGFFGSSVTGPFGREIDKMEQLESKLHSYSMFGLPKLPQQLCFDQDSWEEEEDDTNLNLEDSWQEIIEGPEMLTRRQCHQQEAIWELLYTEATYIKKLKVITDLFLCCLLNLQDSGLLCEVEPEKLFSNVQEIIQLHRSLWRNVMAPALEKARKTKGLFNPTDFEKGFKMFESLFKPYIRYCMEEEGCMEYMRNLHRDNELFRAYVTWSEKHKQCNRLKLSDMLVKPHQRLTKYPLLLKSILKKTDDPQIRESIIIMINSVERFINHVNSRMRQRQEQQRLAAIISRIDSYEAVESSTDEVDKILKEFCRLDLTAPMLETSPDDTRQLHHEGCLKMKEGKDSKMDVYCFLFTDLLLITKPVKKAERTKIIRQPLMVDKIVFRELKDPGSFLLIYLNEFRSAVAAYTFQASGQQSCRRWIEELCNAQNLLQRLRQEHVENQQQVPHLQEEEEDMESGTSAASSPTILRRGSTETRQSQSDSSTETISVVVIDASEDFSSPETEQGPFGSQSDETSISTTASSTTPTRDMFESMETSESNSAMDSNYLKLEPNACRSSSIDSAYGTLSPTSLEEFVERQQQEMAEEERESVSSHRSSSPKLRRRTPVQLLPCRTKVLKSKSEANILHLISTCPSSHTNEESPLTQSKSLCELFMSPRSDCFLNMESDGNEMARYVTHRTSLVEPSLNKVDQHIVKPRRQSDCSSRKVVNLSSCSSSSSELSESEDIIFSKDAGPGKEEDKLQDPLTEREQINSFQDSESDSGSQLYSGSFSDRYAAEENERELDINNASGAARRTMSDPQSSQHRKLTLAQLYKIRTTLLLNSTLTASEV; this comes from the exons atgaagggGTTTCGGGCTAAAACGTGGCACGTCCAAGAGGAGAAATCTTTCAGAGCTTATGGCGAGGGCCACCTGACTCGTCTTAGTACATTGCTGACCTACCCAACGTCTGTTCTTGGGACAGAAATGGAAGTGATAGTAGCCACCGGTCTTGTAGCAGCACGAATCCAACTTTTTAACTCACAATCATGGGCAAAGAACAATGGCGAGGAGAACCTGCATGCCATCAAACCCAAAATGTCAAGTAACACCGATGCGCAAGTTTACCCAACTGAGAAGACAAAGGAAGACAAGGATACTGAG gcTCCTGGAAGAAGGAGGAAAAATATGACTGAATTCCTTGGGGACGCCAATATCCCAACTCAAGACTCAGCCCAGAATTCCAGCTCTTCTCTACCCAACAACGGCTCGGATACCTGGAAAAATCGCGCCGCCAGCCGCTTCAGTGGGTTCTTTGGATCTAGTGTTACTGGACCGTTTGGAAGG GAGATCGATAAaatggagcaattggagagcaagCTTCATTCGTATAGTATGTTCGGGCTTCCTAAATTGCCACAGCAGCTTTGTTTTGATCAAGATTCgtgggaggaagaagaagatgatacTAACTTGAATCTTGaagatagctggcaggagatcATTGAGGGTCCTGAG ATGTTAACGCGCCGGCAGTGCCACCAGCAGGAGGCCATCTGGGAACTGCTATACACAGAAGCCACGTATATCAAGAAGCTGAAAGTCATTACAGat CTTTTCCTTTGCTGCCTCCTGAACCTTCAAGATTCAGGGCTCTTATGTGAG GTGGAGCCAGAGAAGCTCTTCAGCAATGTTCAAGAGATCATCCAACTCCACCGGTCCCTCTGGAGGAACGTCATGGCGCCAGCACTAGAGAAGGCTAGAAAGACCAAGGGATTGTTCAACCCAACTGATTTTGAGAAAGGATTCAAAATG TTCGAATCACTTTTCAAGCCATACATCAGATATTGTATGGAGGAGGAAGGGTGCATGGAATATATGAGAAACTTGCATCGGGACAACGAGCTCTTTCGAGCTTACGTTACG tgGTCTGAAAAACACAAGCAGTGCAATCGTTTGAAGCTGAGCGACATGTTGGTAAAACCACATCAACGCCTTACCAAATATCCTTTATTGCTCAAGTCAATCCTGAAGAAGACGGATGACCCTCAAATAAGAGAGTCCATCATTATCATG ATAAACTCAGTGGAACGTTTCATCAATCACGTGAACTCACGCATGCGCCAAAGACAAGAGCAGCAGCGACTGGCAGCCATCATCAGCCGCATCGATTCCTACGAAGCCGTGGAAAGCAGCACCGACGAGGTGGACAAG ATTTTGAAGGAGTTCTGCCGGCTGGATTTAACGGCACCCATGCTTGAAACTTCTCCTGATGATACACGACAGCTTCATCACGAAGGATGTCTCAAGATGAAAGAAGGAAAGGACAGCAAG ATGGATGTGTACTGTTTCCTCTTTACGGATCTTCTCCTCATTACAAAACCAGTGAAGAAAGCTGAAAGAACCAAAATTATTAGACAACCTTTGATGGTGGATAAAATTGTATTCCGAGAGCTTAAAGACCCTG GGTCATTCTTGTTGATCTACCTGAACGAATTCCGAAGTGCTGTAGCTGCCTATACCTTTCAAGCAAGCGGACAACAATCTTGTAGACGATGGATTGAAGAACTTTGCAATGCGCAG AACCTTTTACAAAGATTGCGTCAAGAGCATGTAGAGAACCAGCAACAAGTGCCACATCTtcaggaagaagaggaagatatgGAAAGCGGGACCTCGGCAGCCAGTTCCCCCACCATTCTGCGTAGAGGGAGTACGGAAACGCGACAGAG TCAGTCTGACAGCTCTACAGAAACTATTTCTGTCGTCGTCATCGATGCCAGTGAAGACTTTTCTTCTCCTGAGACCGAACAAGGGCCGTTTGGTTCTCAGTCAGATGAAACGTCGATTAGCACTACAGCTTCATCCACTACACCCACAAGAGACATGTTTGAAAGCATGGAGACTTCTGAATCAAATTCAGCTATGGATTCAAATTACCTGAAACTGGAGCCAAATGCATGTAGATCTTCATCGATAGACAGCGCTTACGGGACACTCTCTCCAACGTCACTGGAAGAGTTTGTAGAACGCCAACAACAAGAAATGGcggaagaagagagagaatctGTCAGTTCCCATCGTTCCTCTTCTCCAAAACTCCGTAGGCGAACACCTGTACAGCTTCTTCCTTGTAGAACCAAAGTTCTGAAGTCCAAATCAGAAGCCAATATTCTTCATCTGATATCCACATGCCCTTCAAGTCATACTAATGAGGAATCTCCTCTTACTCAAAGCAAAAGCTTGTGCGAACTCTTTATGTCACCAAGATCAGACTGTTTCCTAAATATGGAAAGCGACGGCAATGAGATGGCTCGGTATGTTACGCATAGGACTAGCTTGGTGGAACCTTCACTAAACAAAGTTGACCAGCACATTGTGAAACCAAGACGTCAGTCTGACTGTTCAAGTAGGAAAGTGGTCAATTTAAGTAGCTGTAGTAGCAGTTCATCCGAACTTTCAGAATCAGAAGACATCATCTTTTCAAAAGACGCTGGTCCGGGAAAAGAGGAGGACAAACTACAGGATCCACTGACGGAACGTGAGCAAATTAACTCTTTCCAAGACTCTGAGAGTGATTCTGGCTCACAGCTGTATAGCGGCTCTTTTTCCGATCGGTATGCGGCTGAGGAGAACGAGCGAGAATTGGACATTAATAATGCTTCTGGTGCTGCGAGAAGAACAATGTCTGATCCTCAATCGTCACAGCACAGGAAGCTCACTTTGGCCCAACTGTACAAAATAAGAACCACTTTGCTCCTCAACTCCACATTGACAGCTTC AGAGGTGTag